TGCCGAAATGAAGGTTGGAGTCAGCGGGGTCATGCCGTGGTATTATGCTGTGGCATGTGGCATTAAGCTGTGGCATCAAGCCGTGGAATCAAGCCGTGGTTCACGCCCTTGATTGCGCAGGCACATGGCGCCATTCTTGCCTCTGCTGTAAGCCCGGCTTTGTGTGATTCAGAGACGCTGCTACCGCACAACTGCCCATACTCCTTCTCCTACTGTATACATCCACCCCTCATGCTGATAACATTatcatctcatctcaacTCAACATTTCCACCAACTTGGGATCAAAAACACGTTctaatactgtacactgtcTACGATATAATTACCGTACAGCGTGGTTATAATGAACATCTATTAGAGAGAATTGTTTGTTGCTCGTATCAGTCATTGGGAAGCGGGATACCATGTCATTTTCACCTATATCAACCATgaaactacagtatgtacagtagaagtatatactgtactgtttTGTAACTATTCAGTAGaagtatatactgtactgttaTTAACTATACTTGTGACTAGTGTTccaaactacaagtatatactgtacttgtacacgaCTATCCGACCAGTATCCAGTATACAATAACCAACTACTCTACGTACGTACTAAACTAAACAAATAGATCAATGCTCAATGTCAGCTGGACGACGTATACATACAGATTCATTGTTCAATATATCCAAGTATGATATTGTACCGTACATACTTGACCAGAAGCCATACCAGAGGTATCTGAAGACCCTCGTGCTCGTGCTCGTGCTCGTGCTCGTGCTCATATCTGTAGATACACGgtaagtacatactatatCTATAGATGATACATTTTCTTTTTATACCGACCGCCCAAGCCACACGGCACCTTAATTAAACGGCCACTTTGACATGAGACCGAGCTACAAACCAgtcgactacaagtactgtcAAAGAGTCGAAATTTGTGGAGTCGGGAGTTTATAATGTCCATCCAAGAACACCCTCATTTCCTGCTCGTCTTGTGTTTCAGTAGCTAATTTCACATGTAAAACGGCGGTCTTGATCCACCCTGTCTTAACTCCGGTCGGACTTTGCTGCCATAACGTTCGGACACGCAACTCTTTCCCAAATCCAACTTACAGCATCTTACCTAATCACACCTGCCCTCACATTAGGCACCAACCTAAACCCAAGCTCAACCGTCGTCGACTCAGCCCCGAAGAAGCAGGTACTCGTGCAAATATATAACGAACAGTTTAACGGCGGCCCGGAAAAAGATTCggtcgtcacgtgacctacCTCCACCCTAAGCCGGTCCCTTCACCCCCCACTTTTCTCACTGTTCTCACTTTTCTCACCCCCACTGTGGCTCTATCAAACTCTACGATGACACACAATGGCAGAAAAGTGCCTCTGCATACACGATTCAATAAAACGGTCAGTACACGCAACTTGGTGAGGGGGAGGGGTTACATCCAGCAGGTGGTGCTAATGTTACGGCAGCTTTTCAGTAGTGTGCTCGATATTTCAGCCCCCGTTGGACCGCGAAAAGCACTCTACACTCGTCTTCTAGTATGTTCGGTCGTGTCCCACGCACTTAGTTGCGATAAGCGCTAATCATGCTTTTCTTTGTCTGTGCGGTGGCGATTCGGAACATAATCACTGTAAGCGGCGCATGTTGAACCTTATTTTGCCTTTGAGCCCACACATGGATAACACCTCATATATAACCTGTCCCCTCCGCTAACTCTCTTGCTTCTCTACAACATAACCTGTTGAACCACAAAACACCTAATCAACAAACAACATGCAGATTTTCGTCAAGACGCTGACCGGTAAGACCATCACGCTTGAGGTGAGTACAACGATGGCTAGTTTAGGGGATTTCCGCCGCCCTGTGACGTAGACAGGGTGGCgtccaaacacaaacacacacaaacattACTAACAACAGGTCGAGTCCTCCGACACCATCGACAAACGTCAAGTCCAAGATtcaggacaaggaggaatTCCTCCGGACAGCAGCGACTGTTTTCGCGGTAAGCAGCTCGAGGATGGCCGAACCCCTGTCCTGACTACAAACATTCAGAAGGACCACTCTCCATCTCGTTCTCCGACTCCGAGGGGTTATTTTCTCAAGACTCTGACTGGAAAGACCATCACTCTCGAGGTTGAGTCTTCCACACCATCGACAATGTCAAGTCCAAATCAGGACAAGAGGGGAATTCCCACCAAGGCGACTGATTTTTGCTGGTAAGCAGAGGATGGTGAACCCTGTCTGACTACAAACATTCAGAAGGagtccacctccatctcgttCTCCGACTCCGAGGGTGGTATGCAGATTTTCGTCAAGACTCTGACTGGAAAACCATCACTCCGAGTGAGTCTTCTGACACTATTGATAATGTCAAAGTCCAAGATtcaggacaaggagggaaTTCCCCGGACCAGCAGCGACTGATTTTTCTGGGTAAGCAGCTCGAGGATGGTTGCCTTTCCGACTACAACATTCAGAAGGAGCCCTCCATCTCGTTTCTCCGACTCCGGGGGTGGTATGCAGATTTTCGTCAAGACTCTGACTGGAAAGACCATCACTCTCGAGGTTGAGTCTTCCGACACCATCGACAATTGTCAAGTCAAGATtcaggacaaggaggatTCCCCCGGACCAGCAGCGACTGATTTTCGCTGGTAAGCAGCTCGAGGATGGTCCAACTCTTTCCGGACTAAAACATTCAGAAGAGTCCACTCTCCATCTCTTTCTCCGACTCCGAGGTGGTATGCAATTTTCGTCAAGACTCTGACTGGAAAAACCATCAACTCTCGAGGTTGAGTCTTCCGACACCATCGACAATCAAGTCAAGATTCAGGACAAGGGAGGATTCCCCCGGACCAGCAGCTGATTTTCGCTGGTAAGCAGCTCGAGGATGGTCGAACTTTCCGACTACAACATTCAAAGAGACCTCTCCCATCTCGTTCCCCGACTCCGAGGTGGTATGCAGATTTTCGTCAAGACCTGACTGGAAACATCACTCTCGAGTTGAGTTCGACACCCATCGACAAtgtcaagtccaagatTCAGGACAAGGAAGGGATCCCCCGAACCAGCAGCGACTGATTTTTGCTGGTAAGCAGCTCGAGGATGGCCGAACTCTTCTGACTACAACATTCAGAAGGAGTCCACTCTCCATCTCGTTCTCCGACTCCGAGGTGGTATGCAGATTTTCGTCAAGACTCTGACTGGAAAAGACCATCCTTCGAGGTTGAGTCTTCCGACACCATCGACAATTAAAGTCCAAGATtcaggacaaggagggaaTTCCCCCGGACCAGCAGCGACTGATTTTCGCTGGTAAGCAGCTCCGAGGATGGTCGAACTTCTTTCCGACTACAACATTCAGAAGGAGTCCACTCCCATCTCGTTCCGACTCCGAGGGGTATGCCAGATTTTCGTCAAGACTCTGACTGGAAAGACCATCACTCTCGAGGTTGAGTCTTCCGACACCATCGACAAtgtcaagtccaagattcaaggacaaggaagGGATCCCCCGACCAGCAGCGATGATTTTTGCTGGAGCAGCCGAGGATGGCCGAAACTCTTTCCGAAAACATCCAGAAGgagtccatctccatctcgttCTTCGACTCCGAGGTGGCCAGTGAGTTATATAATTAGCTGTAGCTTCTTAATATTATATTCTCTGGAGAATATTCGAGTACATACGATCGTGGCACTCGTACTTATTTATGGTGTGCTGTAGTCTGTATATTACTGGGTTTGTCGATTGTACTGAATATTGATTCGAGTAGAGTAGACCATGGATATCTTATCTTTGCGCCAATTATCCGATTCTCCTTATCCAACACAGCCAATGGGAACCTGTTGATAAGACATTTCAAGTACTGTAACTCGTGCAGCACTTCTACTTGGAACTTTTGTTTGGTTCAGCCATGACCTCAAGTGCCTCCAACCGCGCTGcaagtattgtatgtacagtagcaacTTCAGGTCTTAGAGTTGCTGGGTTCTGGcacatgtactgtagatgcCTGTCTGGGCAAGTGTGGGGAAAACCTGTCAGTAGCACTTCAACTTGAGTCTCTACCTGGCGCCCGCAGGGAGAGTTACAGGTGGGTCTGGGTTTGAGTGTGAGAGTGGAAGTCGTCGGTCACCCGTCTTCCAGACGTTTATTATATAATATAAATGAGATTGAGCGTTTGTATAGCGGGACTTGGACAGCCTCCGACTGTCGCACTGCCCGGCCCTCCCCTTACCCTTATCACCAGGTTATTCGTCCGGGTAAATGATTGTATTGCTGTTTGCGGGGGTGACCGCGAACGCGGGGATTTGGGGAGGTTGAGAGTGTCGTTGAGATTGGACCGCGAGCGGCAGATATTCCCGGCTAGACCGCGGCAGCTCaggtggcagtggcagtCTCGAGGGTCGCTTCATCTGCCCGTCTTCTTTAGAGTTATGACACCACGTCTCACGACCTTAGTGTTTGCAGGCCGGAAATTATGTCACCAGTAGTTCATCAGATACGACGTACAGACCATCTCTCGGTTGCCGGCACGCTGTTCCTCCGGCTCTCCGACCCTTTGAAAACGACACTACTGCGCTCTGAAGCCCGTCTCACTGATCTGCAGCAACCTACCCCTGGCGCAGAACAGGCACGATACTGCCCTTCACTCATCTTCACCACAAGACACGCAACTAATAAGACCACCACTCTCCGTCAACACACACGATGGACAATACACAGCTCTCCAACGCGGTCAAGGCGTTCCAGAACCGCAAGCCATTGCCGAAAATCGACTTCACCCAGCACACCATGGAGGACGGATCGGTGGTGTCGACGGTCGACAGACCCATCAAGTCGGTGCCTGCGCCCGCCACTAACAAGCcgtccgacgacgacgtgTTCGACCGAGCCACCGGGAAACCCAACTTGGAGTTTCTCAAGGACCACTTTTaccgagaaggccgacTGTCCAACGAGCAGGCGATTCGCATCGTAGAGGCCGGATCGCGCATCCTGGAGCAAGAACCGAcgctgctggaggtggacgCCCCCATCACCATCTGTGGAGACGTGCATGGCCAGTTTTACGATCTGCTCAAGTTGTTTGAGGTTGGAGGAACCCCCGGACCCAGTACACGGTACCTGTTCCTGGGTGACTATGTGGATCGAGGCTACTTTTCCGTCGAGTGCGTGCTCTACCTGTGGTCGCTGAAAATCCACTACCCGGACTCCATCTACCTGCTGCGAGGCAACCACGAGTGCCGTCATCTGACGGAATACTTCACATTCAAGCTGGAATGTGTCCACAAGTACGGCGTCGATCTGTACGAGGCGTGTCTGGCCTCCTTCTGTACCCTGCCTCTGGCCGCCATTATGAACAGACAGTTTCTGTGTGTCCACGGAGGCCTGTCTCCTGAATTGCATACCCTGGACGATCTGCGGCGAATCGACCGGTTCCGAGAGCCTCCCACCCACGGCATCATGTGTGATTTGCTG
This genomic interval from Yarrowia lipolytica chromosome 1E, complete sequence contains the following:
- a CDS encoding uncharacterized protein (Truncated form of YALI0E18986g, highly similar to uniprot|P04838 Saccharomyces cerevisiae YLL039c UBI4 ubiquitin); this encodes MQIFVKTLTGKTITLEVESSDTIDKRQVQDSGQGGIPPDSSDCFRGKQLEDGRTPVLTTNIQKDHSPSRSPTPRGYFLKTLTGKTITLEVESSTPSTMSSPNQDKRGIPTKATDFCW